The following nucleotide sequence is from Takifugu flavidus isolate HTHZ2018 chromosome 4, ASM371156v2, whole genome shotgun sequence.
AGTTACAGTTTTAGTTTCACCGGCTTATTGGACCCTGGAAGGGTGCGTGGTTTGGTTAAAATGGGGGGgaaatttattattattgtgaaaCTGTTGCATGTTTGGTTGCTGTATTTGTCCAGGAATCATTAAATCCTCTGGAGCTTCTCCCATTGGGATTAAAtgtcctctatctgtctctcACACCCACCGTGGCCTTTTGGACACGCTGGACGGAGCATTTTCAGACTCTTTTCACTGGTTTCATTTTGTCACACAACTTGGCAGACAATCATTTTAGAGAATTTACACTCAAGGTGATTCACAGGTTCGTCTCTAAATCACCCCTGCTTGTCGATCAGTGGCTCGTTTAGATTTTCATTGAGACGACtgtaacaaaaaaataaataaattcaacagTGTGATGTCGAGCCaactttctgttttatttcttacTGGTTCTTTAAGATGATTGGACAAAAGTGAATTTGGACAAAGAGAACAAATgccaaaatacatttaaattaccGCTactattcattcatttatttatttgtttatttaaatttgaGCTAACGTGAGCCGCACGCGCCTGGATCACGTAGGATCACGTGGGTTTCTCTATCGTCCAATCAGAGCGCCGGAGCAGCGCGATGACGCGGCAGCTTCCTGGTTCCGGCGTAGCTAACGTTCGCAGCCCGTCCGCGGGCCTCAGGTTGCGGATGTCCCTCGTCCTGTGAGGGGGAGGATACCTCGGTGAGAACTACACGGCCCAGCGAGACCGTCGTCGCGGGATGACTTACATGGAAAAGCCGTCCTCTGGCAAGGTGCTGCTGGACGACACCGTGCCCCTGACGGCGGTGATCGAAGCCAGCCAGAATGCCCAGTCCCACACGGTGAGTGTCGACCGAGCAGAAAGTTCCGTGTGTCGGCGGCCGGGCTGGAGCTGCCGCCATCGGCAGCCTCCATTGCTCTCCATCGCGATCCTTTTGGGAATGTCAGCTTTTTTGGACCGACGCGGTCAGGACGACCGACCGTCGGTGACGCAGAGGGAAACTTTCCGACGGGGGTCTTCAAATTTTGCTGATATGGGCGCATCCAGGGAGGCTGAAATCACTGACGccgttattgttattgttgttgttgttgttagagGAGATGGTTTCAAAGTTTACATGTGACGTTTGGCGTCCGCGTTTCGATCATTGTGAATATTCCCCGCTACGAGCTCGATTCCACGCGATCATCGGCGGCTCCGGTGTCATTAAATCTCGGCCGGGACCATCGCCCGCCGTCCCGGTGTTGATCCCGGATTTCACGGGCGAGCCGAGCGTCATCTGGTGAACGCAGGGCGAGTCTTTAAGCCTAAAAGTGAAAAGTCTTTAAGGCTAAAAGTGAAATACGCACGACTAAAGAAGCGGCTCGTCACCGGGAGTGAGCTGGGATTGCGCAATCTTGCTTTCAGAGCGTCATGGGTTCAGGAAACACTATTACATCTTTAAATTAGGTTTGATTtaaacccccctccccatttcTTTTTCTACCCGGAGAGAAATTGCCCCTTTGCTTTGCTCTTGTTCCTTATTTGATTTGCCAAATCCACGCGTGGACGCATTGATGGGCCTGTTTATGTGCCCTTCTGTAGTGTTTCCTGACGATTTCCCTCTGTCTTCTATATTTTATGCTGCTCTAAACCACCAACTCCTCCTTTGGGAGCCTATTAACTACCTGTTATCTGATTTAATCCCTTTATGTGTTGTAAtcctctctttcctgttttACGTGCTCCAGATTGAGTTATTTGAACCCACATTTCACCCCGTCGGTGGCGTGTTTTCTCCTCCTGGGCTATTTATTTCAGAAATGGGGGTGTTTGTGAAGCAGTCACATGATCCAGATAGACAGCAGGTCACGAGCTGGCTCACCTCTTTCTGCGGTTGTCGCTGATAAAGGCTGACGCTCTTTCTCCTCAGGAATACATCATCAGAGTCCAAAGGGGGGTGTCTCCAGAGAACAGCTGGCAGGTAAACCTGGGACCTCCTTTGATTTTAATGAGCAGCTCAAATCCCGCTACCCGACTGATGGAACGGTATGTTTGATGCAGGTGACGCGGCGCTACAGTGACTTTGATCTCCTGAACAACAGCCTGATGGTGAGCTCCACCTCTGTCGACGTGCAATCGcttgattgttgttgttttcgtCTTTCTTTCTGGTTATAATTTGACGTTTGAGTACTGACACAGGGTTTGAATCTGGAGACGTTTCCCTCATCCTCCAGCTGCCTTCAGTCCAGAACGTCGCGGCCGTTCTTCGGTTCAGCTCTCGATCCCGAACGTCTTTTGTCGAGAATGGCGGCTGCAACAAACGTGCACGTACTGTGTGTTTGACCTGATCGTTGTCTGTCCAGGTTTGTGGTATcggtctcctccttcctcccaagAAGCTAATTGGAAACATGGACAGGGAGTTCATAGCAGAACGGCAAAGAGGACTACAGGCGTATCTGGACTCAGTTACCCAGCACCCCCTGCtttcctgctccctgcctgtCAAAAAGTTCCTGGATCCCAATAGCTACTCTGCCAATTACACGGGTACGATTGCTCTTTCACCGCACTCTCGTTTACAGGCTCAGAACGACTGTACGTAGCCATGGTTACTGTAGTGTTTGCTAGTTTTCAATAACATTAGCGGAGAGCTGTGAGCGCACGAGTGGTGCGAACGGACTTTAGATACTTTATTTCACAGGAGTTGATTAAATTTGGGAAGTCACTGTTTGGAGGAAAGACCAGGAGCCAAATCGCAGGCTTACGGTTGTGAGGTGAAATCCCAAACGGCAGGAACCTGCTGCGCTAGCTGCAAACGGGTTTTGTAGGAAGTGTCGCAGCGTTTTTGCCAACGGCACAAAATTGAAATGACCCCCGATGACCACAGAGAAATGCCGCTTCCTGCTGATTAAGGGAAAACCCGGTGATAGCCTGCTCCTTCTTTAACCTTCGGTGCGGGGGCCTCCTCTCTTGTGTTCTCTTTCACTACATGCACaagtctcctcctcctgctcagaggCTTTAGCACTCTTCTACCAATACACGTCAAAATGGGCCAAAATGCCTATTCTGACACGACCTACTAGCTTGAGTAGCTAGCTGGGGTTGCCTCCTTTTTTGGTGGGGTTACTGGTATCTTCCTCCAGCACCCTCTGATGCACAGTGGGATGTGTGTTGGATGCTGTCAGTCAGGAGTCTCGGTCCTTTTTAGGGTTCCTTTCCTGGACACCAACCACGTCTCCTGTTCTGGATTACGAATGATTGGATTTTAGACTGTCCAGAGGATATTGTTCCAGTCTGGGAAATGTCCGTCCACACTCCACCAAACCCAACATGGACTTGGTTGAGGAAATGAGGCTCGTCGTTCAAGGCAAATACGGCCCAACCACCGTAagaataaaaaaaccaaaagtaGGTGGGAATGAGAATCAGCTTATTGCTTCTCAAGTCTTCCGCCTCCAGCTGACTGCAAATTGTCCAACACTCTGTTGAAAAGCAGAAGGGAAATTGCAGCTTCCTGCCACCCTGGTGGCGCGTCCACGCGAGGACGTGACGTCTCGTACCCCCTGAACCACTCTGTCAAATCTGAGCCTGACAAATCCTGGAATCCTGGAACCTTGGAACGTGCCCGAGCCATCAGGGAAGGTTGTCTTCCCTGAtggccgaccaggttcttccaTCAGGGAAGGAGCTGGCCGGTATCTTTGGGTCCATTAGGTTGCTGAACCAGGACCtgaagacctgcagcagccctggGACAGCTGTCATCCCAGTGTTAGTGGTTTCTCCTTGgatgttcctcctgctggatggAGCCCAGCAGCTTTTCCATGACCAGGTGAACATGGTTGTTTAAGAAAAGTGCAGCTGCTCATTCAATAACAGCTGTAAGATGCAGCAAttctcctgcaggaggcgcTAATCTGCCGGGTTCAATCCAGGTGGAGTTATTTTGTGTGAATCTGCTCGTGTGGCTTCatccttccacctgctcctcaGGAACAAGCTTTCCTGCAGCGTATCCCATTTCCTATTTATAGACACAGCCTGGTTCTATTCCCTCGTGGTAGGGTGGGCAGCAACCATCGAGGCCCACGTAATCAACGGTTTATAGTTTGTACCCTCGTCAATACTCCAAATATGTTACGGACTCAAGTTGAAGCTGGACTGCTCTTTAACTTTGAGGTGGATGGTGATTTTCACACCTTTAAACCCCCGAAAACCTTGTAGAATCATAAGAAAATATCATTTCACTCATAAAGGCATCACTGCGGTCAAAGGAAGCTGGAGAAATTAGCATAATGAGAAACGTGTGTGTGATACAGGTGCTCAGATTTGATGacttagctttttttttaaagaatgtcGTATCATTGTTTTATAAATGGAGAAAGTTATCTggattcatttgtttttcagaaaTCGCCTTGCAGCAGGTCTCCATGTTCTTCAGGTCAGACCTAAAATGGGAGGTGTTGGAGCCTCTCAGAGACATGGGTGAGGTCAATAATTGACTGAGAGTCGTTACCCTAAGTTAGTGAGACGCTAATCATGGTGGCTAATATCTGCAGGCTCTACCGCATCACCCGATTCCTTTAACCTGCACATGTGTAGCGGGTGTATGACACATGTTTAGAGTGGTAAACAGGCCTGTGTGCAGTCGGGATGACGGGCGGAAGCCTCGAAAATGTCCGAGAGCCAGATGAAGTTGCtctgcgtttgtgtgtcttGGCAGGCTGGAGAATCAGGAAGAAATATTTCTTAGtcaaaaacaaagagcagcCCAAAGAAAGGTACCTGCTGAGCTGGGTGAGTAGCACACCGACAGGAATCGCTCGTCTTCTTGGCCCTTTGCCTCCAGGTTAAGGAAAGTTGACTTCCTCCTGACAACTCACTTATGGTTAACAGATTATTTAGCAAGTCAAGAGGGAGTTCTTTCCTCGTGGTGTCCTCAGTTTAAAATTCTGATATTTAATAACATTTGTGTGTTGTAGGTGGACCTGGGTCCTCATAAGTTCCTGTCAGACAAAGACCTGCAGTCAGCCATGAAGTGGCTGTCCAGCATATCcgtacgtctgtgtgtgtgtgtgtggggggggggggggggagggggagtgagGACCTTGTTTGGTACTCAAAGGTCTGCTTGAGGGTTAGATgttggttttaaggttagatTTGGGTTTCTGTTGTGATGGTGTCTATAAAGTCCTGACAAAGGTCGACCtgggagtgtgtgcgtgtgtgtgtgtgtgtgcagctggaaCGGCTGCACAGGCCCGACGGCATCCAGACGCCACTTTAGTCCTTTAGTCCTGGATGTTCTCCTTTAGTGAGGAAGAACCAACATGGATTCTGAGGAGATTGAGCCGCAGTTGTAATCAGGACCCGCTTGGTTCCCCCCAGGTTCCGTACCTGTGCCCGCTGTTGTTCTTCAGCCTCAGCGAGTCGTCGGCGTTGCTCATCAGGCCGTTCAGTGAGAAGGGCTCCCTGCGAGACCACATCTGTAAGGTACTCCTCAACAACTCCTCAAAAAGATCTCTTTTGTCTGTTTGGGGTGGGACGTGACCTTTGTTGGACCGGAGGGGCGGGTTCAGGGGAGGTACATTCACCACTTCCTGGCTAAAACACCCTGTTGGACTTTTGGACCCGGTAATCAAAGGTGGTTGAAAACAAAGGTGCTGATAAGGGAACGTTGAAACTTTTGGAGAttcgttattattattcattagtCAACGTTCCAACAAAAGGGGCCAGActaccattttaaaaagaaaatccaggaaggaaggaattgGGAAGGCCGGCCGTGTCAGCCACCTGTGTTCTCCACCTGTGCTGTCCCTGCAGGTGAAACCCAAAGAGTGTTACCTGAAGAAGTACTGTAACCCAAAGAAAAGAGAGGGCCTCGAGCTACAGGACATCAAGAAATATGGCCGGCAGATCCTGGAGGTACACGAACGTGCACACGCGTCCACGAGCACGGAGCATCCAGCTGCAATAACGGATGTTATGGGATGTATTCCGTTTGTGAAGGGCTTGAAGGCGCTCCACGACGCTGGCATGTTCTTCGGTCACCTGCACGCCTCCAACGTGATCGTGGATGACGGCGTCTGCCGGCTGGTGGACGTGGAAAACGGCGTCCTGGGCGTCCCCTCCTTTCTGCGCGCCGCCTTCACCCAGCACAGGAAGATAAACGTACGCTCGACGCCTCCTTCCAGGGCAGGCAGAGGTGTTGGCGCTCACTCGGCCGTCTGCTCCTCTCCCCGCAGTCCATGGAAGCTGTGGACGTCTTCGGCTTCGGCCATCTGCTCTACGAGATGACCTACGGCCAACCGCCCGACGCCGTCCCCATCGATCATGCGCCCGCCGTGCCGTATGCCGCAGTAGGTCAGTGCGTTCCCACGCAGGCGTTTGGGAATCCAAGTCCTTCCCTCCCTCAGGGTTGATCTcccatgttggtgtgtgtgtgtgtgcagtgccAGTGCTGGAGTCCATATTGTCCACGGAAGCCTGTAAGAGCGGGATGCCGACGGTGGCGGAGCTCCTGCAGACGCCGTGAGTGACTGACCCTTTTAGACGGTGTCTCTGGGTTGAGGCGGCGAGAGAACGCCGCTTTTTCCCTCGCCCATGACTCCggtttgtgtttttcaggttATTCAGCGACGTCCATCTGCAGCCGTCAGAAAAACCCATCAAGGTGAGACAGAGGACCGGCTCCTTTGCTCCAGAGCAGCGAAGTCAAAGGATCAGTGGGTCCTCCTCCCTTGAACCAGGCTGGGGGGTGGgcgatctcctctcctctcctctcctctcctcccctcttctcttctctctcttctcttctccttctcctccctcttctctcatctccttctccctctcctctcctctcccctcctctcctctcccctccctctcacccttctccctcccctctcgtcctcccccttcttccctcttctctcatctccttctccctctcctctcccctcccccctccctctcgctctcctccctccttctcccgtccttttctctcatctccctctcctctcccctcctctctctcctctcccctcctctcaccccccttctccttcctccctcccctctcctcctctcctcccccttctgtcctcctcttctcttcctctctcccgctcctccgtcctctcccctccccctctccctccctctcaccccccttctctccctcccctctcctcctccttctccctctcctctcctctcctctcctctcctcctctcctctcctctcctctcctctccctcctctctctttaccccccccatcagcaggaggttccccctacatgagcctggtcctgctcaaggtttcttcctgttaaaggggagtttttccttgccactgttgcttgtctggggtcaggccctgggattctggaaagcaccttgaaacattttgattgtaacagatgctatataaataaagattgatttgatttgatgttagGAGGAGCCTGGTGGAAACAGTTCCATCAAGCTTGTCTAGCTCGGGGGCGGGTCCATCGTCAGTGCTTTGTGTGTGCGGAGGGTGGGAATTCCGGCCCGAGACCCCGAGATAGAACGATCGGGCAAAACGGGCAAAAACGACTCAAAACGGTCTCCATCCACTCCTGCAGATTTCCAGCAGGCTAAAAGAGGCCGTGAAGATGGCGAAGCAGAGTGgggagaggaggctgcaggaggagcagaaagtgGTACGGAACGTTCCGGTAATAACGCCGCGTTCCCAGTCCCGCTCGGTAAAGTTGGCTCGCCGTGTTTGCAGATTCATCAGCACAGGAGGCTGACCAGGGCGCAGTCTCACCACGGCTCCGacgaggagaggacgaggaggaagataCTGGCCAGGAAGGTGGGCAGCTGACCGGGGGCCCAGTGTTCCCACTGCCAGCCCAGTGTTCCCACTGCCGCCCAGTGTTCCCAACAGTGGGAAGCCCAAACTTCCTGCTTCAGCAACCCCTCAcctgcttgtgtttttgttcagaaaTCCAGACGCACGGCTTGTGAGACCGAAGAAGACGTCTCCGCCAGAAACAACAACTCCGGTACGCTTGTCTTGTACTGCTCAAAGACGTGCACGCTGAAACAGACGTGCACGCATACGTCCGTCAGTGACCCcctttgttctgcctgcctccagGGTCTGGAGCCAGCTCCCCTCccacctgcccctcctcccccacacatCCGTCCACTACAGGTAATCTTGCGTGTGTGTCTGGAAGTGCCGCGTGCACAGGCCCAAGCCTTCACGGCCCCTGAAGCGTCCATGTTCCCAACATGGCTGATGTTGTTGTCTCGTGAAACATTAAAccctctctgcagcttcattCCCCACCCGTCTGGCGTGTTCCTTAGTCCCGGCCGTGCTCGGTGCTCACTCCTGTTCTGTACCGAACCTCTGAGGCCTTGACAGAACAGGTGGATTTCATCTGAGGCTGGGGAGCACAACAACTTTCATTTTCAGCTATATTTCTATTGTATCGGCAATAAAATCTTGTAATATTCCAGTTTTAAAGGCCCAAGGTTTGCGACGGGGGCCCGGCTGGTGTTACTAAggcctttaaaatgaaatgggGTTTTatagctctccgtctctcctGTAGGAGCCCGGTCCGATCCTCCACCCGCGCCTCTGGTGGATGCCTcgtcctcctgccctcctcccccccctcctcctcccccgccccTGGCCTCTCCCGACGGAGCGGGCGGAGGTCGCAACGCCTTGCTGAATTCCATCCAGACCTTCCGGAAGGGCAAGCTAAAGAAAACGGAGACGACAGACCGCAGCAATCCTGTCGTATGACGGCTATTCCTCCTCACCTGGGGGGAAGATGGCCGACCAGCTCCGTcggcactggggggggggggggggggttcacgcCATTGAAAAGTccctttttattgtgttttggtgttttgtttgttttttaaatcctggCTTGTTATGCTTGGAGAGCATATTTGGTGAAGGAGGGGCCTCAGTCTGCACTTTACACCACCCCTGGCACCTGAATGCTTCGACACTTTAAGAGCCACCAGCATCTGGACTTCGATGAGCCTCTCtcttcatttctgctctttacACTTTTAAAAGTAGATCTTGCACATGTGCAATTTGCGAATGCTTCATCTCACTGAAAAATAAGGTCTTGAAGCTGAAACTCTTTACATTCCTGCATATTAATCCTGCCTGATGGCTCGCCGCAGTACGACAATGAGCCCCTCCTCCAGTGTTAATTTATATGGAAGTTGGGACAAGAAAACAATAAGAACCTCTTTGAATAAATGTTTCCTAAAAGTTGTCAAAGTTgctgacatttttttccccactttgttCTGGTGTTGATGCCAAAAACCTCCCAATCATGATAAAATACCTCAAAAGCTGCTGAAATGCTGCATAAACTGGTTTAAAAGCTGGAATCTGACGGCAGAAAGAGGGAGGCCATTCCTGGGAgtgggagctgaaggagaagacaaCGTTGTCCAGTTCCTCAGCTCCTGCCTGGAGCACCCACTGGCCGTCCTCCCTCATCATGAATGAATGGCGCCCTCCACTGACTCCAAGAGGTCGCTGAGGTGGGTTGGGAGCTCCTCAGGGGCCAGGCACGGGGGTCCGCTTTGACTACCTCTCCAGAGAGAATTCCGCCAATCGTCAACCCTTGGATTCAGGAGGAATAATGATGCGGTTTTTGTCCCAGATGTGGAACCCTGGACCGCCTCTACACCCTTCACAGGGAggttgcccaaccagtccacctgtgcttTGTTGACCGGGGCAGGAGCTTGGTCCACATTGCCCTCAGTAAGTCAGACCTGTTCCTGGTGCATGCTGGGCTTCGCTAGAGCTGCCCTTTGTTGCCGGTTCTGGTCGTCATTTtaatggacagaatttctaggcacaGCCAGGAACTGGAGGGGTTCCGGTTTGGGAACCACTGGATTTCATCGCTGCTTTCTGCTGATGATGTTGTTCTGTTGGTCTCCTCAAACCAGGACGTCCAGCACATGCTGGGGCGGTTTGCAGCCGAGTGAGGAGCAGCGCCTGTGAGTCCGAGGTCTTGGTTCTCCACCGGAAAAGGGTGAAATGCCCtctccaggttggtggagacCTCCTGCctcaggggtgggggggttcaagAATCTGGAGATCTTGTTTACCAGTGAGGGAAAGATGGAGCGTGAGATTGACGGGCGGGTCGGGGCAGCAGTTGCATGACTGCTTCACAAAAAGGCCTGGGAGGAATTATGTACTTTTCTTTGTGTAGACCCTGACTTTTCTAATTACATTTCCTCCTATATCACAACCCCAAAGGAAGGGTTCGAGGTCCAATGACGCGGCGGGTGAGTGGGGGCAGGCCTGCCTGTCAGCTTGGACACGATGAAAGGCAACCTGATGATCACAGGACCTGCCGAgctctcacctttgaccttcagagtTGTTGATCACGAGGCCCCTCCCATTATCCATTTGTTCCCGTGTTTCTCACCCCGTGTGCCGTGTTGTACCCTGGATAACGTCTTTATTATTATCTGATTACCGGTATTAGCTCTGTAGTTTTTAACAATTTAAACTTCCTGCCCGACCGTAGTtgtgaataaaatatttttttaaaaaaacattgatTCATCGACTCGGTCTGACCGACAGTTCATGCCAGATCCTGTTAACCAGTCCAACTCGGGCTTCTCTTCGCCTCCACCTTGATTCTATAACCAGAAGTCCATAATCTGCCGTCTCAGACAGCAATCCTTCAAGCACTATAGTCCCTTCCAGTAAATAATTTTCTGTATAAATTTCTACTTTTACCCGACTGGCTGGTTTAATTCTgtcctatatatatataaaatgtgtgcgtgtgggtgcgtgtgtgcgtgtgggtgtgtgtgtcgccCGTGtccttggattttttttaaccctctCAATCTCACTTCCGGGTTGAATGAAgcactgtgattggctgctcGGTAGGTAAAGAGCGACGTTTATTGGACGGTGCAGCAACGTCATCAAGACCCGCCTTTTCACGGAAGTCAAATTCAAGATGGCGATGTCACTAGTCAACATTATCCGTAAAGGAAAGGTGAGCGTCATCTTTTCTAATTGTGGAATTGTTTCGCATTCCCGATAATGTTACCACCTAATCTACATCGACGCCATCGCTGTGCTTTATTCTAGCCTGTCGTTTCGGCCGTGCGGCGCCGCCACTTTCACAGGACGGTCCCGGCAGCGGTGCAGGTCAGTAACAGCTAGCGGGCTAATTTCAGCTCCAATCACAGCAGCTCCGGCTCAAATATCCTGGTTCTGCACTTGTGACAAAAATGTACTTCACAGGTTTTAACTGACTTGACAGTTGGCAAATACGGAGACTGTCAAAACCGCCAATGAAATTTCCGATTGTCACTCATTTCCTGTCGGCAAAAGTCAAAGCCTTAAATTTATGTTCAAGCTAATCTGATTTAGCTTTCTCTCGAAGAACAATCACATAATAagattttattttggatttGCAGCAAATCAAACCGCACAGATGCTGTTGACCATAACGCTCATCTCTGTGCTAATCTGGCCGGTAAATATCCACATGTGGGTGAAGCGTGTCCTTTTCAAGGTTGCTGCTTTTGCCCTTTCCAGGTTACCGTCCGCGATGCTCTCAACCAGGCGAtggatgaggagctggagagggacGAGCGCGTCTtcctgctgggggaggaggtggcgcaGTATGATGGAGCCTACAAGGTCAGTAGACGGCTCCAGCCGGTCCAAGGTCACATTCTCATTGCTAGAACATCTGTTGGTGACATTCGTGCGTGGATTTATCCAATTTATGTCGACCACCTCGTATATATGTGTGGCTTGTTTGTGGGCACGCAGGTGAGCAGGGGTCTGTGGAAGAAATACGGAGACAAACGCATCATCGACACTCCGATCTCAGAGGTGAGAACATTCCCTGACGGCCGCTGCAACGTCACATGTGACACAGATCTTTTATAATCCCTCTCGTTCTGGTGCAGATGGGGTTTGCTGGTATTGCAGTGGGAGCTGCCatggtgagcccccccccccaacaatacacccgttagcattagcctcacTACTATCTGATATTACACTGTTGTCCCCCGCAGGCTGGCCTGAGACCAATCTGTGAGTTCATGACCTTTAACTTCTCCATGCAAGCCATCGACCAGGTCATCAACTCTGCAGCAAAGACCTACTACATGTCCGCCGGGCTCCAGCCAGTGCCCATTGTGTTCAGAGGGCCCAACGGAGCGTCGGCAGGCGTGGCCGCGCAGCACTCCCAGTGCTTCGCAGCATGGTACTGCGTCCGTCGCCGTCTCGGGGCGCGCGGCGCCGCTCGCCGTCTCCTCTGGCGTCGGTAACCGTGCGTCTGTGTTTCTGTAGGTACGCTCACTGTCCCGGTCTCAAAGTGGTGAGTCCCTGGAATTCAGAAGATTGCAGAGGTCTTTTGAAATCTGCCATCAGAGATGATAACCCTGGTAAGAAATGCAGGCCGCGTTTTATCCGAGCGGCCTTTTTGTGCAGCTCATTTTAGCCAGCGTCGTCACGGCACCGTGGTGTGTTTCAGTGGTTTTCCTGGAGAACGAGCTCATGTACGGCGTTCCTTTTGAAATGTCTGACGAGTCGCAGTCCAAAGACTTCGTCATTCCCATCGGCAAGGCCAAGATCGAGAGAGCCGGTGAGTGTAGATGGTTTTACCCACCCGTCTTTGACAACTCGAAGCATTTTTACAACTGCATTCACACATTTATTTGATTGTAACTTCATTGTAACCCTACAAGAGTGTCTGCAACCGTTTTTGGTAACGATTTACTGTCCGGCCATGTCTTCCGTCACTGTCTTTAACCGAGATTTCCCTGTCCTTCAGGCACTCATGTCACTTTGGTCAGCCACTCGCGCTACGTGGGCCACTGTCTGGACGCTGCCGCCGTCCTAGCAAAGGAGGGAGTCGAGTGCGAGGTAGGGAGGAGCGTTTCTGGTGCTGAagcccagcaggtggcagcatcCAGCCATCTGTTGACCTTGCTCCTGTCCCCGTCAGGTGATCAACCTGCGCACCATCCGTCCCATGGATGTGGAGAGCATCGAGACCAGTGTGATGAAGACCAACCacctgctgactgtggagggtgGCTGGCCCCAGTTTGGCGTTGGAGCTGAGATCTGTGCCAGGATCATGGAAGGTAATGCCGTACTCGCGTTTAAATATTGATTGGTGGTTgcccacagcgccccctggcggcagCACtcttgaataaattaaaaacaacgtTTTTATTTGCCTTTCTTCAGGTCCTGCATTCAACTACCTGGATGCTCCGGTCACCAGGGTGACGGGTGTTGATATCCCCATGCCATATGCCAAAATCCTGGAGGATAACAGTGTGCCGCAGGTCAAAGACATCATCTTCTCCGTCAAGAAGATGCTCAACGTCTAGGACACACGCCTGAACACAGGCAATTCTGAAGCCCTTGTATATACGTACAGTCGGAAGGTTCCATAGAAACGGCCCAGGTCCAGTTTTCAGTCtggagcgcgcacacacacacacacacacacgtgcacctttTCTCCTGAACCCAACCGAGTGTTCCGTTAACTAGCTGTCTGCTGTGATGGTGCCAGGCTGACTGAGCTGTGTGTAATTGTTCTTTTCTCCACTCCAAATACTGTATCTTTTCTGGGGACAACAAAAC
It contains:
- the pxk gene encoding PX domain-containing protein kinase-like protein; the encoded protein is MTYMEKPSSGKVLLDDTVPLTAVIEASQNAQSHTEYIIRVQRGVSPENSWQVTRRYSDFDLLNNSLMVCGIGLLLPPKKLIGNMDREFIAERQRGLQAYLDSVTQHPLLSCSLPVKKFLDPNSYSANYTEIALQQVSMFFRSDLKWEVLEPLRDMGWRIRKKYFLVKNKEQPKERYLLSWVDLGPHKFLSDKDLQSAMKWLSSISVPYLCPLLFFSLSESSALLIRPFSEKGSLRDHICKVKPKECYLKKYCNPKKREGLELQDIKKYGRQILEGLKALHDAGMFFGHLHASNVIVDDGVCRLVDVENGVLGVPSFLRAAFTQHRKINSMEAVDVFGFGHLLYEMTYGQPPDAVPIDHAPAVPYAAVVPVLESILSTEACKSGMPTVAELLQTPLFSDVHLQPSEKPIKISSRLKEAVKMAKQSGERRLQEEQKVIHQHRRLTRAQSHHGSDEERTRRKILARKKSRRTACETEEDVSARNNNSGSGASSPPTCPSSPTHPSTTGARSDPPPAPLVDASSSCPPPPPPPPPPLASPDGAGGGRNALLNSIQTFRKGKLKKTETTDRSNPVV
- the pdhb gene encoding pyruvate dehydrogenase E1 component subunit beta, mitochondrial, which codes for MAMSLVNIIRKGKPVVSAVRRRHFHRTVPAAVQVTVRDALNQAMDEELERDERVFLLGEEVAQYDGAYKVSRGLWKKYGDKRIIDTPISEMGFAGIAVGAAMAGLRPICEFMTFNFSMQAIDQVINSAAKTYYMSAGLQPVPIVFRGPNGASAGVAAQHSQCFAAWYAHCPGLKVVSPWNSEDCRGLLKSAIRDDNPVVFLENELMYGVPFEMSDESQSKDFVIPIGKAKIERAGTHVTLVSHSRYVGHCLDAAAVLAKEGVECEVINLRTIRPMDVESIETSVMKTNHLLTVEGGWPQFGVGAEICARIMEGPAFNYLDAPVTRVTGVDIPMPYAKILEDNSVPQVKDIIFSVKKMLNV